The Tissierellales bacterium genome includes a region encoding these proteins:
- a CDS encoding class I SAM-dependent rRNA methyltransferase, producing the protein MNKIIRVSSAWSEYYSNGNPLLESESLPKIDFDAGDLLDLIDEDGEFLAKAYYGPQNKGCGWILSNKETDIDMNFFIRKFSAALTRRGPYFGSEETTAFRIFNGEGDGIGGITIDWFDGYGVINWYNEGIYFFRDEILKAIQSVMYFNGIYEKRRFDKSGKYIEEKSFSCGVEAPSPLVILENNIHYATYLDDGAMVGIFLDQKEVRKKIKEISYEGMTCLNLFSYTGAFSVAAASSGAMTTSVDLANRSLEKTKENFLINNIDLSRQSIVVSDVFDYFDEAASRGESYDLVVLDPPSYANSKKRRFSVQKDYRELVEKSAKLTKNGGILVASTNCSAMSIGKFKKQIREGLENQNRNYEILEVYRLPSDFVSNEMMKGSNYLKVVFVKMKG; encoded by the coding sequence ATGAATAAAATAATTAGAGTAAGTAGTGCATGGAGTGAGTACTATTCAAATGGAAATCCTTTATTGGAATCAGAAAGTTTACCTAAAATAGATTTTGATGCAGGAGATTTATTGGATTTAATTGATGAAGATGGCGAATTTTTAGCAAAAGCATATTATGGTCCTCAAAACAAGGGTTGTGGTTGGATATTATCTAATAAAGAAACAGATATAGATATGAATTTTTTTATTAGAAAATTTTCAGCTGCACTTACGCGCCGAGGGCCTTATTTTGGTTCTGAGGAAACTACAGCATTTAGAATATTTAATGGAGAAGGCGATGGAATCGGCGGTATTACGATAGATTGGTTTGATGGATACGGAGTGATTAATTGGTACAATGAGGGGATTTATTTTTTTAGAGATGAAATACTAAAAGCCATACAGTCGGTAATGTATTTTAATGGGATTTATGAAAAGAGAAGATTTGATAAAAGTGGTAAATATATAGAAGAAAAGAGCTTTTCGTGTGGCGTAGAAGCACCAAGTCCTTTAGTTATTTTAGAAAACAACATTCATTATGCTACTTACTTAGATGATGGAGCTATGGTTGGAATATTTTTAGACCAAAAAGAGGTTAGAAAAAAAATAAAGGAAATTAGCTATGAGGGTATGACTTGTTTGAATTTATTTTCTTATACGGGTGCATTTTCTGTGGCTGCGGCAAGTAGTGGAGCGATGACTACGAGTGTAGATTTAGCTAATAGGAGTCTTGAGAAGACAAAAGAGAATTTTTTAATAAACAATATTGATTTAAGTAGGCAATCAATTGTTGTTAGCGATGTATTTGATTATTTTGATGAAGCAGCGAGTAGAGGAGAGTCTTATGATTTAGTAGTTTTAGATCCACCAAGCTATGCGAATTCAAAGAAACGCCGTTTTTCTGTACAAAAAGATTATAGGGAATTGGTAGAAAAAAGTGCCAAATTAACGAAAAACGGAGGAATACTAGTTGCATCAACTAATTGTTCTGCTATGAGTATCGGAAAGTTTAAAAAACAAATAAGAGAAGGGCTTGAAAATCAGAATAGGAACTATGAGATATTAGAAGTTTATAGATTGCCAAGTGATTTTGTAAGTAATGAAATGATGAAGGGAAGCAATTATTTGAAAGTTGTATTTGTAAAAATGAAAGGGTAA
- a CDS encoding TetR/AcrR family transcriptional regulator, with amino-acid sequence MQVKKKLVHDNIVENAKKEFLANGYEHASMRKIAKDSQITVGNIYRYFDNKEALFKYIVEPAYELVIALVETIETAADRNSNISVFEDPSVLTEKVDKFIDIAREYRSELIILLEGANGSRFEGSKRQITLFLENRMKAAIDHLTEVNKYKVGESYIAHVIVHAFMEGLIEIIKFDDFEKMEEMSHQFVNLIFRDYIKRIVTE; translated from the coding sequence ATGCAAGTAAAAAAGAAATTAGTACATGATAATATAGTTGAAAATGCAAAAAAAGAATTTTTAGCAAATGGATATGAACATGCTTCAATGCGCAAAATTGCAAAAGATTCGCAAATAACGGTTGGAAATATATACAGATATTTTGATAACAAAGAAGCGCTATTTAAGTATATTGTTGAACCAGCATATGAATTGGTAATTGCGTTAGTTGAAACTATAGAGACTGCTGCCGATAGAAATAGCAATATAAGCGTTTTTGAAGATCCAAGTGTATTGACGGAAAAGGTTGACAAATTTATAGATATTGCTAGAGAATATCGCAGTGAATTGATAATTCTTTTAGAAGGTGCAAATGGAAGCAGGTTTGAAGGAAGCAAGAGACAAATTACTTTGTTTTTGGAAAATAGAATGAAAGCAGCTATTGATCACTTGACTGAAGTTAATAAATATAAAGTAGGTGAATCTTATATAGCGCACGTAATAGTGCATGCTTTTATGGAAGGTCTTATAGAGATTATTAAATTTGATGATTTTGAAAAAATGGAGGAGATGAGTCATCAATTTGTTAATTTAATATTCAGAGACTATATAAAAAGGATTGTGACAGAATAA
- a CDS encoding 2-phosphosulfolactate phosphatase produces MEIKRLHLIEGAKNARGLVVIIDVFRAFTTACYLIGQGADKIIPRGEIESVWEAKKIYPDAITIGERDGDILPGFDYGNSPHRLRGIDFKGKVIIQTTSAGTQGIVNAVNADEIITGSFVNAGAICRYIKEQKPKTVSLVAMGYAGELITMEDEYFAEYLAARLEDEDYSMAEKIELLKKGDGARFFDENSQNWSPKEDFELCLEIDQFDFILKLEEDSAGICLKKIKC; encoded by the coding sequence ATGGAAATCAAAAGACTTCATTTAATAGAGGGAGCTAAGAATGCAAGAGGATTAGTAGTTATTATAGATGTATTTAGGGCATTTACTACAGCTTGTTATTTGATAGGTCAAGGAGCAGACAAAATAATACCTAGAGGAGAAATAGAATCTGTTTGGGAAGCTAAGAAAATATATCCTGATGCCATAACAATTGGAGAACGGGATGGAGATATATTGCCTGGTTTTGACTATGGAAATTCACCGCATAGATTGAGAGGTATTGATTTTAAAGGTAAGGTTATAATACAGACGACTAGTGCAGGAACACAAGGAATAGTAAATGCGGTAAATGCTGATGAAATAATAACCGGAAGTTTTGTGAATGCAGGTGCTATATGTAGGTATATAAAAGAGCAAAAACCGAAAACAGTATCGCTTGTAGCGATGGGTTATGCTGGTGAGCTTATTACTATGGAAGACGAGTATTTTGCGGAGTATTTAGCTGCTAGGTTAGAAGATGAAGATTATTCAATGGCAGAAAAAATAGAATTATTGAAAAAAGGTGATGGTGCACGTTTTTTTGATGAAAATAGTCAAAACTGGTCACCAAAAGAAGATTTTGAGCTGTGTTTAGAAATAGATCAATTTGATTTTATTTTAAAATTAGAAGAAGATAGTGCAGGGATTTGCCTGAAAAAAATAAAGTGTTAA
- a CDS encoding DUF3369 domain-containing protein, with product MELDKSGLNLDFLIDDEEIEDVAPSHKFKVVIADDDEEVHKLTKMILEDFTFEGMGLEFIDAYSGSETIELFKENDDIALVFLDVVMENDHSGLEVVKYIRDDLQNNFVRIVLRTGQPGKAPEERIIAEYDINDYKSKTELTVQKLYTTLYSGLRSYRDLMIIESNKKGLEQVIEASTDLFKYRSFNKFVGGILYQLSSLFDFEKDAFFARTIENHQNEGFIALKKEDGNVIFAGIGKYKDYIGQKMEEILPSDVVGTFENMSENEVRFKKNCYLGHHKGVNNIDNYIYMEGNEDISDLDKSLLKIFMTNFSIAFDNYQLNKDIHDTQKEVIFTLGEIVEKKSESTAHHVRRVSEIASLLAKKYGINSTMVELIKTGVPMHDIGKIGIPDSILLKPGRLTDEEFEIMKTHALLGYNILKNSRRDILQIASTIALEHHERWDGTGYPYGKKGDDIHIAARVTTVADVFDALTHDRCYKKAWSIEETLKYFEEQRGAMFEPKLVDILLENIDEVVMILEKYSDR from the coding sequence ATGGAATTGGATAAGAGCGGTTTGAATTTAGATTTTTTAATTGATGATGAAGAAATTGAAGATGTAGCTCCAAGTCACAAGTTTAAGGTTGTTATAGCTGATGATGACGAAGAGGTTCATAAATTAACGAAAATGATTTTAGAAGATTTTACGTTTGAAGGCATGGGTTTGGAATTTATCGATGCTTATTCAGGGAGTGAAACTATAGAATTATTTAAAGAAAATGATGATATAGCATTGGTTTTTTTAGATGTTGTCATGGAAAATGATCATTCTGGTCTTGAAGTTGTAAAATATATCAGAGATGATTTGCAAAATAATTTTGTGAGAATAGTTCTTAGAACTGGGCAACCTGGAAAAGCACCTGAAGAAAGAATTATAGCAGAGTATGATATAAATGATTATAAGTCAAAAACAGAACTGACAGTCCAAAAACTGTATACTACTCTATACTCGGGTCTTAGATCATATAGGGATTTGATGATAATTGAGAGCAATAAAAAGGGATTAGAGCAAGTTATAGAAGCATCGACAGATTTGTTTAAATATAGATCTTTTAATAAATTTGTTGGTGGAATATTGTACCAATTATCATCACTATTCGATTTTGAAAAAGATGCATTTTTTGCTAGGACCATAGAAAATCATCAAAATGAAGGCTTTATAGCTCTAAAAAAAGAAGATGGAAATGTAATATTTGCAGGGATAGGGAAGTACAAAGATTACATTGGTCAAAAAATGGAAGAGATTTTGCCTAGTGATGTTGTCGGTACATTTGAGAATATGAGCGAAAATGAAGTGAGATTTAAAAAGAATTGTTATTTAGGTCATCATAAGGGAGTAAATAATATCGATAATTATATATATATGGAAGGCAATGAGGATATAAGCGATTTAGATAAGAGTTTGCTAAAAATATTTATGACTAATTTTTCGATAGCGTTTGACAATTATCAGTTGAACAAAGATATTCATGATACTCAGAAAGAAGTGATTTTTACGTTAGGAGAGATTGTGGAGAAAAAAAGCGAATCCACAGCTCATCATGTTCGTAGAGTATCAGAGATTGCATCACTATTGGCTAAAAAATATGGAATAAATTCTACAATGGTTGAACTTATAAAGACTGGAGTGCCAATGCATGATATAGGGAAAATAGGTATACCAGACAGCATACTTTTGAAGCCAGGGCGATTAACTGATGAAGAATTTGAAATAATGAAAACTCATGCATTACTGGGATACAATATATTAAAAAATTCTAGAAGGGATATATTGCAAATAGCATCTACAATAGCGCTAGAGCATCATGAAAGATGGGATGGAACTGGTTATCCATACGGAAAGAAAGGGGATGATATCCACATAGCTGCTAGGGTAACAACAGTGGCTGATGTATTTGATGCATTGACGCATGATAGATGTTACAAAAAGGCATGGTCAATCGAAGAAACATTAAAATACTTTGAAGAACAAAGAGGAGCCATGTTTGAACCTAAACTTGTAGATATACTTCTAGAAAATATAGACGAGGTTGTCATGATTTTAGAAAAGTATTCAGATAGATAA
- the add gene encoding adenosine deaminase, whose translation MYNIRNFPKIELHCHLDGSVRPSTIIELAKKENLELPTENLKDFEKYVQVSSECKSLKDYLEKFDWPIKIMQKKENLKRVAFELIEDVSKQNVKYIEIRFAPVFHLEQGLSYDDVIESVLAGLALGLEKFDVHSNLILSCMRHLSVDKSIEVVEAGKKYIGKGVVAVDLAGNEADFPPELHKKAFDLAKSYGYHITIHAGETGISKNITTAISELHAERIGHGVAAQNDENVLDALKKSTVCVEACPTSNIHTLAVENYSTHPIKSFMNSKICTTVNTDNMTVSNVDLNKEYLHLQKELSFSDSELMELYKNGVEHSFADSALKKQLMTFF comes from the coding sequence ATGTATAATATTCGTAATTTCCCAAAAATCGAATTACATTGTCACCTAGATGGAAGCGTTCGTCCTTCTACTATTATAGAGCTGGCAAAAAAAGAAAATTTAGAACTTCCTACTGAAAATTTAAAGGACTTCGAAAAATATGTTCAAGTCAGTAGTGAATGTAAATCATTAAAAGATTATCTTGAAAAGTTTGATTGGCCAATAAAAATCATGCAAAAAAAAGAAAATCTTAAAAGAGTAGCTTTCGAATTAATCGAAGATGTATCGAAACAAAATGTAAAATATATCGAAATAAGATTCGCACCAGTATTTCATTTAGAACAAGGACTCAGCTATGATGATGTTATAGAAAGTGTTCTAGCTGGACTTGCTCTTGGTTTAGAAAAATTTGATGTTCATTCAAATTTGATTTTGTCTTGTATGAGACATCTATCTGTAGATAAAAGTATAGAAGTAGTTGAAGCTGGTAAAAAGTATATAGGCAAGGGTGTTGTAGCTGTGGATTTAGCTGGAAATGAAGCTGATTTCCCACCAGAACTCCACAAAAAGGCATTTGATCTTGCCAAATCTTATGGCTATCATATTACAATTCACGCGGGTGAAACCGGCATTAGCAAAAACATAACTACTGCCATTTCAGAGCTTCATGCCGAGCGAATAGGTCATGGTGTAGCTGCTCAAAATGACGAGAATGTACTAGATGCTTTAAAAAAGTCAACCGTTTGTGTTGAAGCTTGTCCTACGAGCAATATTCACACATTGGCCGTAGAAAATTATTCTACTCATCCTATAAAATCATTTATGAATAGTAAAATATGTACTACCGTCAACACCGATAATATGACCGTATCAAATGTAGACTTGAACAAAGAATATCTTCATCTACAAAAGGAGCTTTCATTTTCAGATTCTGAATTAATGGAGTTGTATAAAAATGGAGTTGAACATTCTTTCGCAGATAGTGCGCTAAAAAAACAACTTATGACTTTTTTTTAA
- a CDS encoding TIGR02206 family membrane protein produces MDIKEMFWASKIEKTAFPLFSQNHLLALGIIILVLVYIFLNRDAFENEKRRNRFRKVLGVVLILQQSLLYLWYVTSGNFTLGETLPLYTCRIAIFLCIGMLMCESYKCFELAYFWGIAGGIMALMTPDTSGFGFPHLMFVQFFVGHGGMIISLIFMILVYEYKPTKESIYRSSRWTLVYFAIVGVLNYLVDGNYSYLRAKPATATPMDILPIYPYYVPIFIAAFIGSFWLFYAPFSPKLHEKIDDFKQGIIGN; encoded by the coding sequence ATGGATATCAAAGAGATGTTTTGGGCATCAAAAATTGAAAAAACGGCATTTCCACTTTTTTCACAAAACCATTTATTAGCATTAGGAATTATCATTTTAGTATTAGTTTACATTTTTTTAAACAGGGATGCCTTTGAAAACGAAAAGAGAAGAAATCGTTTTAGAAAGGTATTGGGAGTTGTTTTGATTTTACAGCAATCATTATTATATTTGTGGTATGTGACAAGTGGTAATTTTACGTTAGGAGAGACATTGCCATTATATACATGTAGAATAGCTATTTTCTTGTGTATTGGAATGTTGATGTGTGAAAGCTATAAGTGTTTTGAATTAGCTTATTTTTGGGGGATAGCTGGAGGAATAATGGCTTTAATGACTCCCGATACATCTGGTTTTGGATTTCCACATCTAATGTTTGTCCAATTTTTTGTTGGTCATGGTGGAATGATTATTTCGCTTATATTCATGATATTAGTTTATGAGTATAAGCCTACCAAAGAATCTATATACAGGAGCAGTAGATGGACTTTGGTTTATTTTGCAATAGTGGGGGTTTTAAATTATTTAGTAGATGGAAATTATTCATATTTGAGAGCAAAGCCAGCTACAGCAACACCTATGGATATATTACCAATATACCCTTACTATGTGCCAATATTTATAGCAGCATTTATCGGAAGCTTTTGGTTATTCTATGCACCATTTAGCCCTAAATTACACGAGAAAATTGATGATTTTAAGCAAGGAATTATTGGAAATTAA
- a CDS encoding epoxyqueuosine reductase QueH — protein MKENYQRKMEEQIKAIKKEYKEKPTLLLHSCCAPCSTAVLERLIENFDIKIYYYNPNTYPENEYYKRLEELKSYLLEYHKDSEIEVIESEYVADEFFNKIKGLENEAEGGKRCYACYELRMEATASLAEKMGFDYFTTVLSISPHKNAQWINEIGKELGKTYKTNFLYGDFKKKNGFKRSVELSNEAELYRQDYCGCVFSVREQ, from the coding sequence ATGAAAGAAAATTATCAAAGAAAAATGGAAGAGCAGATCAAAGCTATAAAAAAAGAATACAAAGAGAAACCAACACTACTATTGCACTCGTGCTGCGCCCCTTGTAGCACAGCGGTATTAGAGCGTTTGATTGAAAATTTTGATATAAAAATTTATTATTATAATCCAAATACCTATCCAGAGAACGAGTATTACAAAAGATTAGAGGAATTGAAATCTTATTTATTAGAATACCATAAGGATTCAGAGATAGAGGTTATAGAATCAGAGTATGTTGCTGATGAATTTTTTAATAAAATCAAAGGCCTTGAAAACGAAGCTGAAGGCGGTAAAAGATGTTATGCATGCTATGAGTTAAGAATGGAAGCAACCGCTAGTTTAGCAGAAAAAATGGGATTTGATTATTTTACCACAGTACTGTCTATAAGTCCCCACAAAAATGCTCAGTGGATTAATGAAATAGGCAAGGAATTAGGGAAAACATACAAAACTAATTTTTTATATGGTGATTTTAAGAAAAAAAATGGTTTTAAGAGATCCGTAGAGCTTAGCAATGAAGCGGAACTTTATAGGCAAGATTATTGTGGATGTGTTTTTTCTGTTCGAGAGCAGTAG
- a CDS encoding HD domain-containing protein, whose protein sequence is MYNRDKAEALLNKYVTTEHIITHSYAVEAVMRSLAKKYAPQDEELWAMSGLLHDLDNDVCGWETDMSKHGPKTIELLKENNYGDETLYRAILAHNPENNSNRETTLEKAIYAADPITGFITAITLVYPDKKINSVKVKSITKRMKEKRFAAGANRDAMRAIEEIGLPFPEFAELALKAMQEISNQLGL, encoded by the coding sequence ATGTACAACAGAGACAAGGCTGAAGCGTTATTAAATAAATATGTTACCACAGAACATATTATTACACATTCTTATGCGGTAGAAGCGGTAATGAGATCACTTGCGAAAAAATATGCGCCGCAAGATGAAGAACTTTGGGCTATGTCTGGGTTACTTCATGATTTAGACAATGATGTATGTGGTTGGGAAACTGATATGAGTAAACATGGTCCCAAAACTATAGAGTTGTTGAAAGAAAACAATTATGGAGATGAAACATTATATAGAGCAATACTTGCTCACAACCCTGAAAATAATTCTAATAGAGAAACCACTCTAGAAAAAGCAATTTATGCAGCAGATCCTATTACAGGATTTATAACAGCAATAACATTGGTTTATCCTGACAAGAAGATAAATAGCGTAAAGGTCAAATCCATAACTAAAAGAATGAAAGAAAAACGTTTCGCGGCTGGCGCAAATAGGGATGCAATGAGGGCTATAGAAGAAATTGGTCTTCCTTTTCCAGAATTTGCAGAACTGGCGCTTAAAGCAATGCAAGAGATATCAAATCAATTAGGATTGTAG